Within Eublepharis macularius isolate TG4126 chromosome 19, MPM_Emac_v1.0, whole genome shotgun sequence, the genomic segment taaagaaaatatggaggagagatacttggccaaagcCGGCGCGAtccttgggtctctatccaccaGCAAATAAGGGACTATATTGTCTTTTGGTACAATAGGGGTTAGTTTGTTTAAGATAGTAGCAATCCACAGTTCGTGATGAGAATTATAAGGAGGGCATTCCAGTATTATATGAGGAAAAGAATAAACTTTTCCCATATCGCATTTGCAAAGTCTATCCGAATAGGGTATATTTCGGTATCTCCCGGGTAAAACTGCTGAAGGGGCAGCATTCAGACGTGCGAGCATAAATGCTCGGCAATAGCGAGAAACTGGTAAGAGTTTAATGTAGGCTGGAGTTGTTAGAGATGGAAggatgccaaagaactgggtTGAACATAGTCTCCGAGCACGTATAACTGAGCTAGAGTAATCTagatcttttatttatttcttgatgGTTGCTAATGATTCACTCTTTCCACATCTCAGTATATCGTCCTTTACTAACGCAAGGCTAAATAGTTTCTTACCTATTTCTTGCATCCAACTGGAGTGGGATTGGTCTTGATTTAGCTTGTACAGCAGACCATCCATGGCTTAGTTCACACCCAATGTGAAAACCACGGGTTTATTTCAGCTATGGCTTTTTATGGCTTGCAGATGATAATTCAGGTACTGACTGGATTCAAGATCTACGTAACATGTAgttcgtcttcgtccttctgctcagccccacattgggactgtgcacgtgCAGGCCGGCCTGCGCgggcgcagtcccaatgtgtgtctgcacagaagacacgcgacaaacaacagttacaggtaagaaacactgtttttaagTCCTGCTTATGTGAGGTATTGCAGAGAGTTTCAATTATGTAGCTCCCCTTCCTCCGCTTGAACTGGTAAAGCCCAAGCAAAGAAGGCTATATCACCAGATTTTGTTTTAATACGTTTGAGACAACTGCAGAGAAATTCGGGCCCACAGAGACTAGCTActtagggggggggagttttttttaaaaaaaattgagcctGTGAGGTCCTCTTCCCCTCACCCTTATTCTCAAGCCAGTTACCTGATCCAGATGTCATGCCATCAGGAACACCCGGCGCAAAGGTCACGTGGTGAGCCGAGCCGGGGCTGCGACCGGGTGGCGACGTCCTTTCCCAGTTTCTGGCTCCGAGGGCGTGATGTTTCTCTGGCAGTGGAGGCTGCTGCTGTTCGCAGAGGTGATCCCGACTGGAGGGGCTACTCTCTACACCTGTGTAATAGGCTGTTGCAATGGGGAAGGCTGGAGTCGGTGAGCCCTGTGTGTCAGTAAGACCGTAGTTGAGGGCTGGCGGCTGGACGCTGATGGAGCAGTGCCCGAGAGAAGGGCTATTGTTGGGGCAATGGGAAAGGGTACTCATCTCGGGCCCGGCTCTCTCGTTGTGCAGGCGGCCATTACAGGCCGTTGGACTCTGAGGTGATGCTGGAGTACTGGACACAGTTCTGCAGGTGGGAGAGGGCTGGCCGTGGCAGGGAACCACCGGGCTGCTCCTCTGGGCCTGTCTCTCCACGACAGGTCCTATTTGGTGCCCTAATTTGTCTTCCGCCGATAAGTCACGAGAGGCTGCTGCCGTGTGAGGGCCGGACATTTCTGATCCGTTTTGGTGTGGCTGGGCCTCTTGAAAGATGCTATGTTTGGTTGTGGGTGAGATGTGTGGTGGGCTGGATGTGCAGTGAGCACGGGAACACGCCTGTGGCGACTGGAGGCCTAGCCTCAGTGATGTTCCGTTAGTTTGAGGCCTGAAGGCAGGGAGATGGGTGAAAGCTTGCATTGGGGATGGAGTCTGTGTGGGACTGCTTGGGGAAGCCATCTTCTCTGGGCCTCTTTTCCAGCCAGGAGAAGCCAGCTCCTCAGGGGCTGAGTGAAGCGTTGGTTCAGGTGGGTTGGTGGCTGTGTTGCCGTGCTTGCGTGTTCCAGGGCTGGAAAGCAGCAAACAAACAATGAGTAAATTTTGAGAACTTTGCCTGGTATCCACAGAAAGATATCCTCACCTCTGGCACTACAGCAACTGTCAGGAGAAAGAATTTTTTGTTGCTCGCCATTGGcaccagtcctctctaggaatcaccaaaaactctgtggttttaccataacATTTCTATCAATTCCTTGAGAGGCAAAAACACATCATCGCAAATGGCCACCCTCGTATCTCTGCCACCTCCCTTTCCTTGTTTCCTGCTGGTTGCTGGGCCAACCTGGTCTGGAAACTCTATCCTGTGCCAACATGGTAATGCAGCCAATCAAATCTGAAATTGACTGCCAAACCTACCACAAAACCATTGAATAATAATATTTTGGTGTCACCTTTCtgcacaaatatatatatttttttaaaaaagaggctcAGGCAGGAAAAGCTGGAAGACCCTTGCTCTATGACATACTTGCCTGTCACTGCTGAATACTGGGCTACTGGTGTGCATGGGAGGGCCCGATATGTCTGCACAAGTAGCTCGACCGTCCTGCAGGTGCTGCTGAAGTGGGCTGGGAACCTCTTGCCAGGAGACGGCCTCTCTGCACTCTTGCAGCTCTGTGGAAAGCAAGCAGAGGGGAAACCTGTATCGTCATCCAGGACGGAGCCAAGTTATGCCAACCCATTCACGTTCAAGCCTTTCGGAGTCAGGGCTGGGTCCTCGATTTCTGGGCCTTGGACAACAGATAGGAATATAGGGAGCTGCGTTATATCGAGACAGGCCACTGGTCTGTCTAGCTCTGTACTCTGACGGcagtagctttccagggtctcaggcggagaaACGTCTTTCCCAACACTGGCTACTTGTCAGTGGGCCCAACTACACATTACGATTTATAACATGTATCTGGATTCCCTCCATCGGACTTTGAGTCAGACACGTATCAGCTGTGCATAGAGCTCCAGTCAACCACTGACAACCAAAGGGGAGTATTTGGGAGACGGGGACTTGAGAAatgatgtggtgacatcacttccagttgagcacccagaagtgatgtcacaacgctctaggaattcctcagtctctatggtaaagaatAATGTTGCTTCTCGACCCTGTTTTTGCTCCTGCTGGAATAAAGAGCCCTGGCTGTGCTTGGAGGCCACAGGCCACAGTTTGCCTACTGCTACCAGGCAAGTGGTATCTCTAGCTCTGAGGGAATTCTCTTCACCAAGCATGCAGGGCCTGATTCGGATCGCGACACTGGCATGGAGTGCTGGGGAATCTTTCTAaccggagatgctggggactgaaccaagaagcaaagcacatgctctgccCTTCtgacaggctgtttccacatgcccttaaagggatggcccactcaccgaacactggtggcttttcctcatgaatccagacatctccgtttgcaaaatggttgcgggCCATCTGGCTTCCATTTTCTTGGTGCCTTTTTTTGGTAACGCACtttctgcagtcccagaaaaggtgtcaaaaaaagggaagccaaacagcctgcatccGTTTTGCAAACATTAGTGTGCCGactctttaagggcatgtggaaccGGCCGAAGTCTGAAGTTTCTCCAGGTCTAGAAATATaatgatataaataataaataaatactctttcAAGCCTTTCACACACATATATACCCTGAACTGAGAGTTGAGTTTGTAGTTCCTTTCTAGTCTTATTATTTCTCCCCCTTGATGGCTGAGCACAAAACGTGTCTCGCAAGATGCCCCACCTTTTGGCAGAAATTGCAAGTGATCCCTCTGGATCCATCATTTACTTTTAACACACTCATTCACCCTTCTTCCTGTTCAAGGGATCTCTTAATGGATTCATCTTTTAAGAAGTTGATAGTATAAGAGAAATCTACCTGATCTCTTGCTTCTAGCACTGATCTCACATTTGCATATGATATAGGGAGGCTGTATAAAATAGTTGCATAGAAACGCTTGGGAAAAGGAACCCTTGGTGATTTATCTCTGTCGCCTGCCTGGGAAACCTCCTCCCACCAGTTTGGAAACTGAATGCCTTCCATGCTGGTCACTTACCACGTGGCCTTTCTGGGGCCCCTGGTAGGAGGTATCCTTCGCTGTTCTCCAGGGGCTCATACCCATGCTTCCTCGGGGTAGGATACAGTTGGCTGGTTGGTGAAATGGAGCCTGAATGCGGAGATCCTGAGTACCCCGAGGCATAAGGGGAAATGCAGGTCTTGCCTGGGGCTCTGCCATATGTGTACGATGCTACTGGAGGATAAGCTGGACCGTAGCGGGGATACGGGAACGGTTCTGCATTCTCTTCCATGATCTTTGCCCTCTGGTGTGCAGGATAACCAAGGTTTAGGTGCGGAGGCACCATCTTCGGCTCGAAGTTAAAAGCCTGGTGTTGCCCATGGGACACATGGTGATGCCCATAGGTAGCTGGCATAAGAAGAGGCACAGGCTGACCACCCCGGTGTAGTGGATGATGGAGGGACGGCCTCGTGTTCTCCATCCCCCATAGATCAGGTTCCCGGTCTAGGCGTAGGCCGTAGAAGGAAGCAGTGGGCATCCTTGCCTCTTCACGAGCTACCTCTTGGCAATCCTGGCAGGGGCATAAGAAAGTGGGCGGATCCTCCAAGATTATTAGCTCCTCAGGCTCCCGTCGACTCGGACTGTGAGGGGGCAGTGGTTCATGGCTGAAAGGGTAAGAGTGGGGTTGTACGCCCTCAGAAAGCGAGCGGTATACCCTCTGTTTCTCTTCATACCCCTCAGGGTGTGTGTGGGTATGCCCACCATTGTAGATGGGCTGTCGCCGCTCCAAAGTGCCATCTGGTCTGTAATAGCCTATGTTGTGAGGCCTTTCAGGGCTGTGGGAGCGGTAACCAAGGCGGCAGGAACAGTGGCGGGCCAGGCCCGGGCGGTGAGTTTGGTAGGAAAAGTGGTGTCCTGGAGGGCCTACGTCTGAGAGCTCATCTTCCAAAATGGCAGTTTCTCTCTCCTTGGGGGCAACGGTGGAGGCGGGAATGTCATGAGAACAATTTCCCTCACTCTGCTGCCGGGAAGGAGGTTGGACGCCAAATCCACCCAACAGCCTGTCCAACTCCTCCTTCTCGGCAAGGGTGGGCTGGAGCCTGGATGGCGGCGTGTTGTCGTCCGCCTTCTCGGTCAGCATGGACGAGTGCCCTGAGTCGCTGCTGATGGAAAGGAGGCGCCCGCCTTGCTGCGGAGGGGActctgggctgctggggctgccGTTGCTAGAAGAGAAGTCGCTAAGGTCACATTTCTTCTTGACCCTGGCATAGAGGCTGCCGTCAAGCGGGCCCCGGGTATGTGAGACATCTGTAAAGGACAAATGGGACGCTGCTCAGGGGACAGAGATGGAAGGGGTAAAGCAAGGCGGAAAATCAGCACGCCTCTTGTCTGTGTGGCCTGGAATCTCCCCATTGTGCAGCTAGcacactcaaaagcttgcacctcCCCACTTGAACGCCTGCATCAAAGGGCCGTGTTGTCTTAGATCACACTAGATTCCTAGAGTCACTTGAGGAAGgctctttaggctggaggaagattgcaacctttgctcagtggagtggtaggataggggtagAATGACCCCGGTGCAAGAAGAAGAGATAATCCCTAATGCCATTCCTAGAGCTCCAGCCTTGATCAATATTGCACCCCTTCAAATCACTATTAGATATgaagagagaaggtaaagatAGGAAAGAGATATCTGAATAGAAGTGAAACATTAAGGATAAGGCAAGTTCTACATAGACATGTGAACTATATGCTTTCAACGACTTCAGTTTAGGTTTATGGTTTAAACGTATATGTTTAGTTTATATTTatgttttataggctggggtttTTTATGTATGACGAAGATGATGTTTAGGTTTATGCAGATAATTGTAGTAGGAAATGATATCAGGTGTATGATTTAGGTGACTGAATGATCATATTTTTGAGTTTgttaattgaaattaaaaaatttaaaaaaaatattgcatcCCTTCCCACAACTTCTTTTTCAGGGCCCAATAAGACATCTGGagatctagggccaagctacaagtgacgaatgacacttgaacggcaagtggatcgagtggagggcaagtgaacagggagaaatacacttgccgttcaagtgtcattcgtcacttgtagcttggcccttagtcacggAACTCCAAACTCGGGGTAGTTTATCCCCCGCAAGTGCAGTTTAATGGTCACGCTGAGAATCTATTCAGGCTTTGTCCAGCAGAGGGCAATAGTTGATAACTTTTGGCCAAGGCCAGTCTGCATTTTCTTCCTTGCACAGAGATCCAAAGAGGCCATTTCCTTCCTGTCGTCCATGCATCCAACTCGCCAACCCTCCCTCCCTTTTGCAAGCATTCACAGCACTCTTTCAGTACTGGGATCCCAAGAGGACTGTCCTTCCCCTTCTCCCAACATCTGCTCTTGCTGGAAAGGAGAAGGTGGCTTTATTGCATCCCGctatggtttttttcccccctggtaTCTGACGTGGCTGCACCACAACTATTAAAGTGTCATTTGGCTACTCCCTCTGATATCTTATTTATTGTAGTTCTTAACGAGTTTACTTTAGGTGGACATTAGGAGGAAACTGTAATCAGGATAGATTGAGCAAAAGCCAGCTGTTGGGATTACAGCTCCTGGGAGCAACCGTGGTCAGACGTTTGAGCTTGTGGGAGGGGCATTTCCATCCAGACTGCGAGGGGGGGCAGGATGTTTGTCTTCAAAATACCAAACTTCATTAATATCAACAAAAGGGAAAGGTATTTGGGCTCTGCCCTCAATTGTGCAACACTCCCCCTCCAGCCTTCTGCCTGGTTGCCAAGTGTTATGAATTTCTGGTGTGCCAGCTGAAAACATTTCTCCAGATCATTTTCACTCTCTCTCCCTGAAATATCTGCTGgactgttgggttttttttaaaaaaaaacatgcacacATGCGCTCACACATACATGATTTTTATGTGGCCTGCacaattattgattttatgcagTATTTCAAGCTGTTTTGTTGCACATATAAGGGCCCAACTAAATGTAATAGTAGTGTTCTTGTAGCCACCACGAGGATACCAATGcggacattttaaaaacattttaaaatcccaTGAGGGATTgggcttagagttgccaacctccaggtgggtctgtatgtaccccagagagcgctAAGATCAGCAAGTAAgcatctactggtgatccctagccctagggaggctcgtttggcctcgaccagggccagggccttttcagtcctggcccctacctggtggaattctctgtcggaggacactcaggcctgccaagaccttatatcttttgggcagacctgcaagacagaggtgttccaccaggtgtttgGTTGAGGCCGGTCTAGGTGTTCTTCTGgaaatagggctgccaatcccccacctcctccccccccgaccccacttacctggccagtaggggggtgcaccccctggggtgccccctggtGGCAGAGTGTGCCCCCACATGGTGCACGTACCCCCGCACCCCgcaatgggcctgtttggggctgaatcaggcctgtggGGGAGGGATTTAGCCCTTCGGCGAGCATGGGTGCACAtgccgggctgccctttgacccgtgtgatgatgtcacttcccggaagtgacatcatcacacacgccGGGAGCACATACGTGGGAAGGCGCACCAGATGCTGCAAATGGTGAGTGCTGTGTTCcctgtcccccaccaggggactaaaGGGATCTGGTAACTCTATCTGGAAATGCCTCCCTAACTGGTCTCCTGTCGGGGGGGGGGCTACATAACATCTGCCCCCCACAAGAAGTCACAGTGATGACATCAGTGCgtaccccctcccccctttgttTGTATTATGGTTGGGAGAACAGAGGGAGCTGCCATCTTGGGATTTTACATATATTTATCGCTGACCTGGTTTTAATGTGTTTGAATGGTTTTATTCTGTATTATTagattgttgtaacctgccctgagcccgcttgcaaggAGGACGGGCTAGAAatgaaatatattattattattattattattattattattattattattattattattattattattaacaatgataactcatctccagactacagaaaaaagttcctatggagaaaatagctgttttggagggtaaaTTCTACGCTGTTATACAccactgagatctctcccctaaaccctcccctccccaggttccatcccccagatctccaggaatttcccaccccaacattggcaaccctaattgggccTGCAGTGCACCGCTTGTCCCCCACCACGCCAAAACAGCTGCacgaggggggggggattgcgtGCACACACAGCTGTTCCATCACTTGCAGCAGGCTCAATCGGGACCAGGCACTCACAACGTTTTTAAATGGCGGCAGCTCCAAGGATCCCATCGTGTCTAGACTGGCCCTAAGGCTGCTGTTTTTGAAGCTGCTTTTAAGAAGCTGTATTGATTTTTGCCCGTTTTCATGACTTAGGTTTTGGACTATTTTTACTCATGTTGGTtcttcttgctttttaaaaaattgaaagctgTTTCAAGGACCGATTTGGTTGAAGGTAATTACGaaaattataccccactttttcatGAAAAAACACTTAGGGAAGGTGACGACCGAAAGTTTAAAGTGGTAagcatgttttaaataataaaacgAATAGAAGAAAACGAATCCATCATAAAAGCCAGCAAAAACAATCACCGTCCCGAAGTAAATTGAAGCCCGGGCAGTTtaaatatttcttaaatttttaaatgtttgttgagGCACTTTATTATTTTTGGAggcctttcccttcttttcttctcccTTCGGCTTTTGTATTTTTACCTGGTCTATACATGCATCTCAATCAGGTTGCAGAAATAGCACGGCAGGATTTTAAAACTTTCTCAATAATGTGCTGATTTTCCATTTGCAAGGAATTtaaaatgtggggaggggggagcattcAAAAGCAGTACCCCCTCTCCTTTGATCTGGAGTGGTACAGGCCCATTCTGTCACATATGGAGGGGCAAGTAGCATCTCGAGTGACACAAGGGCTAGCCAATCAATGCTGATTAAATCTGGTTTCTCCTTAGAGACAGCTTTATCCTAGACAGGCTATTGGTGATCTCAGTTATAGACCGAGATCCACCAATAGACTTCCACTGCTAAAAAATTAGTGCTGCCTAAAGCCTCAAAAGACTGTGAACTTACAGGCTCTTTTTGGAAGATGTGATTTTCAGGATGCTCAATTCTGGTTCCCAAACCAAattccaggctcccccccccaccacataaACAGCCCCCAGAATGTGGTAGTCAGAGTTTACTGATCTATCTGCTTCGTAGAAATGCTTTGTTTCTGGCAAGACTTCTGTACCTTCCAGGCTGTCCTCGTGGCGCAAGTTGAAGTGTTCATAGGAGTCCCACCGCACGATCGGGTCAGAGATGTTGTAATCCACCGTAGCTGCAGCATGGTTCCTATATGTCTCCCGGCCTGTGGCAAGAGATAGGAGAGGCAAGAAAACATGGAACCAAAGGAACAAAGACCCTCAACTGCTTTAGAAAACCCCAAGAGTGATCTACAGGAAGTACCCATTGGAGCAGGAGATGTTTTGGAAAACACTACCAGTGATCTACAGGAAGTACTCATTCTGAAGTTCTTTCCTCCATCATAGGGTAGGGTCGCCAGATGCTCAGTACTCACCCGGACtgtctggtattttgggggactgtctggGAAAACATTCCCCAAACACTGCATaccctcccttccctttccctctcccctgttGCCCAGCTTCCTGCGGCTGCTTGATGCCACTGCCCACCCAGGGAAGCGGCCAGAAGCCCGGTTGCTCACacagcctcctgtggctgtgcgGTGCCGGCGCGAGCGGCCAGGAGCTCGGGTGCCCAGAAGTGAGTCATTGCAATGAGGAAAGGTTAGtctaccctctctctctctccttccccgaGGTCTGGTATTGTTCCAGACTCCATCTGACAACCCTATCACAGGGTGATGATTGGCTCGGAGCTTCCTAACAGTTTGAGATTGCCCATGCCAGCTGTTTGTGTCTGGTCCCAGCTCCCATAGTAGCCGTTTTGTGATGGCCAGAAATGAACATAGGCTGAACAATGTTGGAGGCTCCTGCTGTAAGCCGATAGGTAGCTTGCAGCATATTTTTCACATTCTTCATTAAAGCACATTCTCAGGTTCCGTTGTGAAGAACAGGATCCTGGGCGGGACTGGAAGCAGCTTTATAGATAGATACATGTTTGGATCAATAGTAGGGTTGCCCAGTCTTCCTGGCAACCATCAATAAGTGGGGTGCAGGGAGCGGATACTTATTTATGCACGGGCTTGCTCCTGCACCTTGATGTCATTTCCGTTTTTTTAAGAATCACTCCAAAAACATAGTCAACGGGCAATGCCAAAATCAAAGCTTGGCTGACTTAGAACAGGCCCGAAGCTCATTACAATCCCTCATCCATGTCTTTCAGCGCAACAGGAGGAAGCAAGAAGGCAGCATGCAAGAGTTTTAGCTTTGTCCCCTTCCAAAATCAACAACAGAAAGCAGGACATTTGTGCCAGACTGGAATGTGCGTGTCACAAATGCTCTGGATCAACGGACGTCAAGGGAGCATCTCGGGTACGCATGAGGCTGCACCTACCAGCACCCCTCCGCCACTCACCCACCTTTTATTTTCTCTGGGCTGGAAGAGAAAACAAATTCGACACTGGCTTCGAAAGGGAAGCGTTCATCTggagagagaaaacagagaagtgaAGAGTAGAGCAATTGCCAGTCTCACAGCTCACACCTACACCAATACTTCAATTCAGTTTGGAAAAAAGCTTAGAAAGAAATGATTGATTCTGGCAGCTCAGGACTGATCTTTTATTCCAAGCTAGACAGCGTTTGCTCAGTAGTTGGAGGAAAGGCACTCTGTTCATGCTCAGTGACACTTTCCTTTATAATGTCTCTTTggttctgtttctttaaaaaagggtCATGGCTGCAAATAAGAGGGGACTATGTTGAAGGAGGAAAGGTGGGCGGCTATACTTTTTAAGattctttttctaaataaataattgatGTGAACATAGCCCAAACATTCCTTAGAGCTAGTCCAGAAAGAATAGGCCTCAAAGaatctctacacaaggcatcgtacaggaggatgctcaagtgtagggagatgcaatgttagctgggaagcatagtttaaaaagaaagactaTCAATTTCaactctctacacagagccagcatagatcactcctcagagggtttgttaatttcaccttcgcctcccctaaggctctgtcaatttcacctttcctaTGATCAAGCCATTTCTCAAGCTGTTCCTTGCCTCTCTGTACTTATACAACCTTCTGAAACTAGATTTCAGAAGAGTAGCAAAATCACTTGGCTGGTCTCAATTTTTGAATGCTTCTTAGGACATTCATGGGAGAAAAAATTCTGGCCAACCGTATTTATATGcatagagggtttttaaaaaatagattataAAAATATAACCACCCCCCGCCCCAACCTGTAAGTGGTACACCCTGGGAAGGACTCTACCAGTGGATTTTACTGAACaccggggccgtttccacacggcttaccttattctgcaaaatagcaaaatctcgtgcgaaatctcgcgcgaagacgctgttatcacgtgagaagacgcgataatagcttcttcttgtgagatttcgcgcgagatttcgctattttgcagaataaggtaagccgtgtggaaacggccatggattAATCTTCAGTCTGCTACAGCAAAGATTTAAAGAGTTTTGTGGCACCACTTAAAAGATTAACTTATTTTTACAGCactaatttgtatttatttatttagctcatttatagcccgcctttggGAACAGATTTTTTGCCTATGAAAACTGGTTCTGCAATAAATTATCTGGCCTTGGCTCTGGTTGCAAAATCTCCCTATTTACATGACTGCACATCCGTTTTGCAAAGTGAGCTGACAACAACTTCACAAGATGCTTTAAAGTGGAGAAAGCAGCACGGAGGAGAAAGCAACCCCTGCTCCTTTCCCACATATTCCACAGGCAGGAAAAGAATCCGGGAAGGCACAAAACTCCTCTTGAGCATCGGATTCAAAGTCCTTGTGTGGTCGACCAGACGCACACAAGAATTTTACAACACATAAAAAGACTCAACTGCCCCAGGACTTTACCACCTTCATTCTCAAAGGGAGGCGTTTTCGCGTacctctccaggcttcatccaGCTCGTCTTTGCTAAACCACAGTTGGTTGCTATGGATGGTGCAGGTATGGAACTGGACCCGGAAAACAACATCCCGCTCGGCTCCCTGGAGCTGCTTGTGATAGCATTTCACCTGGGGGTGGGAAATGGGTGCAAGAGATGCTACAGGGCACAGCTGTCCCAGTTGGGGTGCATGCTTCCTGCAACCCCCTACtaaacatatacacacacacacctaggcaGAGGAAAGATAAAAGCATGGGGCAGTTGGCACCTGCCAATGCATAACAGCGCCAACATAACCATAGCTGATTCCATTGAGCCCATAGGTGTTTCGTTGCACAACTAAAGATTTATCTCAAGAAATAGTGGGAGGGGAATGTGTCCCATGAAGGATGCCGAATGGTATGgcagagcctgatctcatcatctccgaagctaagcagggtcagtacttggatgggagacccccaaggaagactctgccaaggaaggccacggcaaaccccctctgcttcttaCGTGTCTTAAAAACCCCTTGATGGGGTTGCTgtaagttagggccaagctacaagtgacgaatgacacttgaacggcaagtggatcgagtggagggcaagtgaacagggagaaatccacttgccgttcaagtgtcattcgtcactagtagcttggcccttagttgcagCTGGACAGCACAGAAATATATACAAGCTATTACAGATTATGAGGTCTTTTGGAATCCTGTAACCATTATCATACACAATCTCAAAGTGGAAACTGAAGAATGCAACGTGGGATTTGCGGTCAAGTTTACAAGCTGAATTGCAGCATTGCGGTAATAATAGCGGCATGAGTTGCTTCCCAGCATTACAGGGAAGTGAAGGAGTAAGAGGAAGAGCCACCGAAGCTGGAAGAAGGCCTTTGCTCAGGGGAGAGGTGGGAGACAAGCCAATTCCCACCTCTGGTCCTGAACTCACCATGACATCCCCCTTCAGGAGCAAGGCTGGCTCCAGGGTGATGCAGAGCTTCTGAGATCCGCTGGTCCCATGGAGGCTGCTGTTAAGACGCAGAGAAACACAAGGGGAGCAGGATTAAagcccagcagagattgctccttaaCCCAGAAGAATCCAGAGGACTCTCTTAGGCAATCTTTGCTCCTAGAGACTACCAATTGCTACTTACTAGATCCCCGAGGTATAGACCAGCTGCATGGATTGATAGATCTTCAGGAAAGGTTGATAGCCtaaaagaagaaagataaattAAAAGATAAATAGAacttggctgattccacacacgttggataatgcactttcaatgcactttatcaatcgtttgaggtggattttttgttccgcacacaacaaaatccgttccaaatgatctataaagaggattggaagtgcattatcccacATGCGTGGAATCATTCCTTGTCTAATACTGTTCCTTTCTGCAGCAAATTCCATACATTAATTATCTGTACAGTCAAACTGGACT encodes:
- the TNS2 gene encoding tensin-2 isoform X3 translates to MKPGKASEPHSFKEKVFKKKKKACVVCKESIEAQGLVCKVCKLASHKKCEGKVPASCQPLPPPELRRNTAPVRRIEHLGSTKSLNTAKHRNTLPRSFSLDHVMERKYDFDLTYITERIISVFFPPALEEQRYRGNLREVAQMLKSKHEDKYMLLNLSEKRHDIIRLNPKVQDFGWPDLHAPPLDKICSICKAMENWLNSDPQHVVVLHCKGNKGKTGVIVAAYMYYSKISASADQALSTLTMRKFCEDKVAASLQPSQKRYIHYFSGLLSGSIKMNSNTLFLHHVLLPAIPAFEAGGGYQPFLKIYQSMQLVYTSGIYSLHGTSGSQKLCITLEPALLLKGDVMVKCYHKQLQGAERDVVFRVQFHTCTIHSNQLWFSKDELDEAWRDERFPFEASVEFVFSSSPEKIKGRETYRNHAAATVDYNISDPIVRWDSYEHFNLRHEDSLEDVSHTRGPLDGSLYARVKKKCDLSDFSSSNGSPSSPESPPQQGGRLLSISSDSGHSSMLTEKADDNTPPSRLQPTLAEKEELDRLLGGFGVQPPSRQQSEGNCSHDIPASTVAPKERETAILEDELSDVGPPGHHFSYQTHRPGLARHCSCRLGYRSHSPERPHNIGYYRPDGTLERRQPIYNGGHTHTHPEGYEEKQRVYRSLSEGVQPHSYPFSHEPLPPHSPSRREPEELIILEDPPTFLCPCQDCQEVAREEARMPTASFYGLRLDREPDLWGMENTRPSLHHPLHRGGQPVPLLMPATYGHHHVSHGQHQAFNFEPKMVPPHLNLGYPAHQRAKIMEENAEPFPYPRYGPAYPPVASYTYGRAPGKTCISPYASGYSGSPHSGSISPTSQLYPTPRKHGYEPLENSEGYLLPGAPERPRELQECREAVSWQEVPSPLQQHLQDGRATCADISGPPMHTSSPVFSSDSPGTRKHGNTATNPPEPTLHSAPEELASPGWKRGPEKMASPSSPTQTPSPMQAFTHLPAFRPQTNGTSLRLGLQSPQACSRAHCTSSPPHISPTTKHSIFQEAQPHQNGSEMSGPHTAAASRDLSAEDKLGHQIGPVVERQAQRSSPVVPCHGQPSPTCRTVSSTPASPQSPTACNGRLHNERAGPEMSTLSHCPNNSPSLGHCSISVQPPALNYGLTDTQGSPTPAFPIATAYYTGVESSPSSRDHLCEQQQPPLPEKHHALGARNWERTSPPGRSPGSAHHVTFAPGVPDGMTSGSEPQQENQVSVKFVQDTSKFWYKPHLSRDQAIALLKDKEPGTFLIRDSNSFQGAYGLALKVATPPPNSINHSTKGDPAEQLVRHFLIETGPKGVKIKGCNNEPHFGSLPALVSQHSITPISLPCRLRIPSKDLVLESPELAVPTNMSTAADLLRQGAACSVLYLSSVETESLTGPQAVAKAATSTLSATPRASACVVHFKVSAQGITLTDNQRKLFFRRHYPVSSVTFCSTDPQDRRWANPDGTTSKIFGFVAKKQGSPCENICHLFAELDPEQPASAIVNFITKVMLGTHRR